Proteins encoded by one window of Burkholderia plantarii:
- a CDS encoding glycine zipper 2TM domain-containing protein: MDSPDNATNSTASAPRKRLHPLVATAAGAVIVASLAATAAITGVLPKAGGTPAADTPPATVDTAAPANGTASPATLQAQQPQQPAPMQAAAPAPVIARAPTQSAPPATPQPPQYAQQPAEPQASVCHTCGTVVAITETRTEGHGTGLGAVGGAAAGGLVGNQFGRGGGRTAMTIIGALGGGLAGNSVEKHLRSETDYHVRVRMENGATRTFTYRNPPPFGQGQRVHIERGTLVAG; encoded by the coding sequence ATGGACAGCCCGGACAACGCTACGAATTCCACCGCATCCGCGCCGCGCAAGCGCCTTCATCCGCTCGTGGCCACGGCCGCCGGCGCCGTGATCGTCGCGAGCCTCGCGGCCACCGCCGCGATCACCGGAGTATTGCCGAAGGCTGGCGGCACCCCGGCCGCCGACACGCCGCCCGCCACCGTCGATACGGCCGCGCCGGCCAACGGCACGGCGAGCCCGGCAACGTTGCAGGCGCAACAGCCGCAGCAGCCGGCCCCGATGCAGGCCGCCGCGCCTGCGCCCGTCATCGCCCGCGCGCCGACGCAAAGCGCGCCGCCCGCCACGCCGCAACCGCCGCAATACGCGCAGCAGCCGGCCGAGCCGCAAGCCTCGGTCTGCCATACCTGCGGCACCGTGGTGGCCATCACCGAGACGCGCACCGAGGGCCATGGCACCGGGCTCGGCGCGGTCGGCGGCGCGGCCGCGGGCGGGCTGGTCGGCAACCAGTTCGGGCGCGGCGGCGGCCGTACCGCGATGACGATCATCGGCGCGCTCGGCGGCGGCCTCGCCGGCAACTCCGTCGAGAAGCATCTGCGCAGCGAAACCGACTATCACGTGCGCGTGCGCATGGAGAACGGCGCGACCCGCACGTTCACCTATCGCAACCCGCCGCCGTTCGGCCAGGGCCAGCGCGTTCACATCGAGCGCGGCACGCTGGTGGCGGGCTGA
- the iscX gene encoding Fe-S cluster assembly protein IscX, translating into MKWTDSREIAIALADKYPDVDPRTIRFTDLHQWVLGLDGFDDAPDRSGEKILEAIQLLWIDEADYDDA; encoded by the coding sequence ATGAAATGGACCGATTCGCGCGAGATCGCGATTGCGCTCGCCGACAAGTATCCCGACGTGGATCCGAGGACGATCCGCTTCACGGACCTCCATCAATGGGTGCTCGGACTCGACGGTTTCGACGACGCGCCGGACCGGTCGGGCGAGAAGATCCTGGAGGCGATCCAGTTGCTCTGGATCGACGAGGCCGACTACGACGACGCCTGA
- the fdx gene encoding ISC system 2Fe-2S type ferredoxin, whose amino-acid sequence MPQLVVLPHVELCPDGAVIDATPGKSICDNLLDNGIEIEHACEKSCACTTCHVIVREGFNSLDPSDDDEDDLLDRAWGLEPQSRLSCQAIVKDDSDLVVEIPKYTINHAKENH is encoded by the coding sequence ATGCCTCAACTCGTAGTGCTGCCCCACGTGGAACTCTGTCCGGACGGCGCGGTGATCGACGCGACGCCTGGCAAGAGCATCTGCGACAACCTGCTCGACAACGGCATCGAGATCGAACATGCGTGCGAAAAGTCGTGCGCCTGCACGACCTGCCACGTGATCGTGCGCGAAGGCTTCAACTCGCTCGATCCGTCCGACGACGACGAGGACGATCTGCTCGATCGCGCCTGGGGGCTCGAGCCGCAGTCGCGCCTGTCGTGCCAGGCGATCGTGAAGGACGATTCGGACCTCGTCGTCGAGATTCCGAAGTACACGATCAACCACGCGAAAGAAAACCACTGA
- the hscA gene encoding Fe-S protein assembly chaperone HscA: MALLQISEPGMAPAPHQRRLAVGIDLGTTNSLVASVRNSVPEVLPDDEGRALLPSVVRYLEKGGRRIGHAAKDAAASDPRNTIVSVKRFMGRGKAEVEHAANAPYDFVDAPGMVQIRTVDGVKSPVEVSAEILATLRQRAEDTLGDDLVGAVITVPAYFDDAQRQATKDAARLAGLNVLRLLNEPTAAAIAYGLDNGAEGLYAVYDLGGGTFDLSILKLTKGVFEVLAAGGDSALGGDDFDHALFAQVLATAGIEAPALSAEDVRALLDRARTVKEALTDQPQVAFELTLSNGVAIAQTLTAEAFAELVQPLVARTLAPTRKALRDAQVTTADIKGVVLVGGATRMPVIRAAVERFFGQPPLVNLDPDQVVALGAAVQADLLAGNRANGDDWLLLDVIPLSLGVETMGGLVEKIIPRNSTIPVARAQEFTTFKDGQTAMAIHVVQGERELVADCRSLARFELRGIPPMSAGAARIRVTYQVDADGLLSVFAREQHSGVEASVVVKPSYGLADDDIAKMLEDSFKTAEVDMRARALREAQVEAQRIVEATDAALAIDADLLDAEERAVVDALIVKVRALAGGDDADAIEAATKALAEGTDEFAARRMNKNIRRALAGRKLDEI; the protein is encoded by the coding sequence ATGGCTTTACTGCAAATCTCCGAACCCGGCATGGCGCCCGCGCCGCATCAGCGGCGCCTCGCCGTCGGCATCGATCTCGGCACGACGAATTCGCTCGTCGCGTCGGTGCGCAACAGCGTGCCCGAAGTGCTGCCCGACGACGAAGGCCGCGCGCTGCTGCCGTCCGTGGTCCGCTACCTCGAGAAGGGCGGCCGCCGGATCGGCCACGCCGCCAAGGACGCGGCGGCCAGCGACCCGCGCAACACGATCGTGTCGGTCAAGCGCTTCATGGGCCGCGGCAAGGCCGAGGTCGAACACGCGGCGAATGCGCCCTACGACTTCGTCGACGCGCCCGGCATGGTGCAGATCCGCACCGTCGACGGCGTGAAGAGCCCGGTCGAGGTGTCGGCCGAGATCCTCGCGACGCTGCGCCAGCGCGCAGAGGACACGCTCGGCGACGATCTGGTCGGCGCGGTGATCACCGTGCCGGCCTATTTCGACGACGCGCAGCGCCAGGCGACCAAGGACGCCGCGCGGCTCGCCGGCCTGAACGTGCTGCGCCTGCTGAACGAGCCGACCGCGGCCGCGATCGCCTATGGCCTCGACAACGGCGCGGAAGGGCTCTACGCCGTCTACGATCTCGGCGGCGGCACCTTCGACCTGTCGATCCTGAAGCTGACCAAGGGCGTGTTCGAGGTGCTCGCGGCGGGCGGCGATTCGGCGCTCGGCGGCGACGACTTCGATCACGCGCTGTTCGCGCAGGTGCTCGCGACAGCCGGCATCGAGGCGCCCGCGCTGTCGGCCGAGGACGTGCGCGCGCTGCTCGACCGCGCGCGCACGGTCAAGGAAGCGCTCACCGATCAACCGCAGGTGGCATTCGAACTGACGCTGTCGAACGGCGTGGCGATCGCGCAGACCCTCACGGCCGAGGCGTTTGCCGAGCTTGTCCAGCCGCTGGTGGCGCGCACGCTGGCGCCGACGCGCAAGGCGCTGCGCGACGCGCAGGTGACCACGGCCGATATCAAGGGCGTGGTGCTGGTGGGCGGCGCGACGCGCATGCCGGTGATCCGCGCGGCGGTCGAGCGTTTCTTCGGCCAGCCGCCGCTCGTCAATCTCGATCCGGACCAGGTCGTCGCGCTTGGCGCGGCGGTGCAGGCCGACCTGCTGGCCGGCAACCGCGCGAACGGCGACGACTGGCTGCTGCTCGACGTGATCCCGCTGTCGCTCGGCGTCGAAACCATGGGCGGCCTGGTCGAGAAGATCATCCCGCGCAACTCGACGATCCCGGTCGCGCGCGCGCAGGAATTCACGACCTTCAAGGACGGCCAGACCGCGATGGCAATCCATGTCGTGCAGGGTGAGCGCGAACTGGTGGCCGACTGCCGTTCGCTCGCGCGCTTCGAGCTGCGCGGCATCCCGCCGATGTCGGCCGGCGCGGCGCGGATTCGCGTGACCTATCAGGTGGACGCGGACGGGCTGCTGTCGGTGTTCGCGCGCGAGCAGCATTCGGGCGTCGAGGCGTCGGTGGTGGTGAAGCCGTCCTACGGCCTCGCCGATGACGACATCGCGAAGATGCTCGAGGACAGCTTCAAGACCGCCGAGGTCGACATGCGCGCACGCGCGCTGCGCGAAGCGCAGGTCGAGGCGCAGCGTATTGTCGAAGCGACCGACGCGGCGCTTGCGATCGATGCGGACCTGCTCGACGCGGAGGAACGCGCGGTGGTGGACGCGCTGATCGTGAAGGTGCGCGCGCTCGCGGGCGGCGACGACGCCGACGCGATCGAGGCGGCCACCAAGGCACTCGCCGAGGGCACCGACGAGTTCGCGGCGCGGCGCATGAACAAGAACATCCGGCGCGCGCTCGCGGGGCGCAAGCTCGACGAAATCTGA
- the hscB gene encoding Fe-S protein assembly co-chaperone HscB, with product MNSLKDSYFELFHLPTRFALDAGALDTAYRAVQSQVHPDRFAAAGDAQKRIAMQWATRANEAYQTLRDPLKRAIYLLSLRGVDVGAENNTAMEPAFLMQQMEWREAIEDAAGAKNVPALDALLAELRDEKRARLDKLAALLDSGSDQGAAEAVRQLMFIERVAAEVATQIERLED from the coding sequence ATGAATTCGCTGAAAGACAGCTATTTCGAACTCTTTCATCTGCCGACGCGGTTCGCGCTCGATGCCGGCGCGCTCGACACGGCCTATCGCGCCGTGCAGTCGCAAGTGCATCCGGACCGCTTCGCCGCGGCCGGCGACGCGCAGAAGCGCATCGCGATGCAGTGGGCGACGCGCGCCAACGAGGCGTACCAGACGCTGCGTGATCCGCTCAAGCGCGCGATCTATCTGTTGTCGCTGCGCGGCGTGGACGTCGGCGCGGAAAACAACACCGCGATGGAACCGGCGTTCCTGATGCAGCAGATGGAATGGCGCGAGGCGATCGAGGATGCGGCAGGCGCGAAGAATGTGCCGGCGCTCGACGCGCTGCTCGCCGAACTGCGCGACGAGAAGCGCGCGCGTCTCGACAAGCTCGCGGCGCTGCTCGACAGCGGTTCGGATCAGGGCGCGGCCGAGGCCGTGCGGCAGCTGATGTTCATCGAGCGCGTGGCCGCCGAAGTGGCCACGCAGATCGAACGTCTCGAAGATTAA
- the iscA gene encoding iron-sulfur cluster assembly protein IscA, translating to MAITLTEKAAQHVQKYLTRRGKGLGLRLGVRTTGCSGLAYKLEYVDDVATEDQVFESHGVKVVVDPKSLAYIDGTELDFAREGLNEGFRFNNPNVKDECGCGESFRV from the coding sequence ATGGCAATCACACTGACCGAAAAAGCAGCGCAACACGTACAGAAGTACCTGACGCGACGCGGCAAGGGGCTGGGCCTGCGGCTTGGCGTGCGCACGACCGGTTGCTCGGGGCTCGCCTACAAGCTCGAGTATGTCGACGACGTCGCGACCGAGGATCAGGTGTTCGAGAGCCATGGCGTGAAGGTCGTGGTCGATCCGAAGAGCCTCGCCTACATCGACGGCACCGAGCTCGATTTCGCGCGCGAAGGGTTGAATGAAGGCTTCAGGTTCAACAATCCGAACGTGAAGGACGAGTGCGGCTGCGGCGAGTCGTTCCGCGTCTGA
- the iscU gene encoding Fe-S cluster assembly scaffold IscU produces MSYSNKVLDHYENPRNVGSFSKDDDAVGTGMVGAPACGDVMKLQIRVGTDGVIEDAKFKTYGCGSAIASSSLVTEWVKGKTLDQALAIKNTQIAEELALPPVKIHCSILAEDAIKAAVADYRKRHDVTAEDGQAA; encoded by the coding sequence ATGTCTTACAGCAACAAGGTTCTGGACCACTACGAAAACCCGCGCAACGTCGGTTCGTTCTCGAAGGATGACGACGCGGTCGGTACCGGCATGGTCGGTGCGCCGGCCTGCGGCGACGTGATGAAGCTGCAGATTCGCGTCGGCACCGACGGCGTGATTGAAGACGCGAAGTTCAAGACTTACGGCTGCGGTTCGGCCATCGCCTCGAGCTCGCTCGTCACCGAATGGGTGAAGGGCAAGACGCTCGATCAGGCGCTGGCCATCAAGAACACCCAGATCGCCGAGGAACTCGCGCTGCCGCCGGTGAAGATCCACTGCTCGATCCTTGCCGAGGACGCCATCAAGGCGGCCGTGGCCGACTATCGCAAGCGCCACGACGTGACGGCGGAAGACGGCCAGGCGGCCTGA
- a CDS encoding IscS subfamily cysteine desulfurase, which translates to MNNDIPHLPIYMDYSATTPVDPRVVDKMVPYLREQFGNPASRSHAYGWDAERAVEEAREQVAALVNADPREIIWTSGATESDNLAIKGAAHFYQGKGKHIITVKTEHKAVLDTCRELEREGFEVTYLDVKDDGLIDLEVFKAALRPDTILVSVMHVNNEIGVIQDIETIGEICREKGIVFHVDAAQSTGKAPIDLAKLKVDLMSFSAHKTYGPKGIGALYVRRKPRVRIEAQMHGGGHERGMRSGTLATHQIVGMGEAFRLAREEMAVENERVRALRDKLLRGLSQIEETYVNGDMEHRVPHNLNISFNFVEGESLIMAIKDVAVSSGSACTSASLEPSYVLRALGRNDELAHSSIRFTVGRFTTEQDVDYVINLLQGKIAKLRDLSPLWEMHKDGIDLSTIEWAAH; encoded by the coding sequence ATGAACAACGATATTCCTCACCTGCCCATCTATATGGACTACAGCGCGACGACCCCGGTCGATCCGCGCGTCGTCGACAAGATGGTGCCGTATCTGCGCGAGCAGTTCGGCAACCCGGCATCGCGCAGCCACGCTTACGGCTGGGATGCGGAGCGCGCGGTCGAAGAGGCGCGCGAGCAGGTGGCGGCACTCGTGAACGCGGACCCGCGCGAGATCATCTGGACGTCCGGCGCGACCGAATCGGACAATCTCGCGATCAAGGGCGCGGCGCATTTCTACCAGGGCAAGGGCAAGCACATCATCACGGTGAAGACCGAGCACAAGGCCGTGCTTGATACCTGCCGCGAGCTCGAGCGCGAAGGCTTCGAGGTTACCTACCTCGACGTGAAGGACGACGGCCTGATCGATCTCGAGGTGTTCAAGGCCGCGCTGCGCCCCGACACGATTCTGGTCTCGGTGATGCACGTGAACAACGAGATCGGCGTGATCCAGGATATCGAGACGATCGGCGAGATCTGCCGCGAGAAGGGCATCGTGTTCCACGTCGATGCGGCGCAATCGACCGGCAAGGCGCCGATCGATCTCGCGAAGCTGAAGGTCGACCTGATGTCGTTCTCGGCGCACAAGACCTACGGCCCGAAGGGCATCGGCGCGCTCTACGTACGCCGCAAGCCGCGCGTGCGGATCGAGGCGCAGATGCATGGCGGCGGCCACGAGCGCGGCATGCGTTCGGGCACGCTGGCGACGCACCAGATCGTCGGCATGGGCGAGGCGTTCCGCCTCGCGCGCGAGGAAATGGCGGTCGAGAACGAACGCGTGCGCGCGTTGCGCGACAAGCTGCTGCGCGGCCTCTCGCAGATCGAGGAAACCTATGTAAACGGCGACATGGAGCATCGTGTCCCGCACAACCTGAACATCAGCTTCAATTTCGTCGAAGGCGAGTCGCTGATCATGGCGATCAAGGACGTCGCGGTGTCGTCCGGCTCGGCCTGCACCTCGGCGTCGCTGGAACCGTCCTACGTGCTGCGCGCGCTCGGCCGCAACGACGAACTCGCCCACAGCTCGATCCGCTTCACGGTCGGCCGCTTCACGACCGAGCAGGACGTCGACTACGTGATCAACCTGCTGCAGGGCAAGATCGCGAAGCTGCGCGATCTGTCGCCGCTTTGGGAAATGCACAAGGACGGCATCGACCTCTCGACGATCGAGTGGGCCGCACACTGA
- the iscR gene encoding Fe-S cluster assembly transcriptional regulator IscR: protein MRLTTKGRFAVTAMIDLALRQEQGPVTLAGISQRQRISLSYLEQLFGKLRRHEIVESVRGPGGGYNLARRATDVTVADIIIAVDEPLDATQCGGKGTCEGTKQPDGHCMTHELWSTLNQKMVEYLDSVSLQDLVDQQRAKEGAPAVLRDRRAPEPATPVEPVRAMPLGPNSVFNIASS from the coding sequence ATGAGACTCACCACGAAAGGCCGTTTCGCCGTCACGGCGATGATTGACTTGGCACTGCGCCAGGAGCAGGGGCCGGTGACGCTTGCAGGCATCAGCCAGCGCCAGCGCATCTCGCTCTCGTATCTGGAGCAGTTGTTTGGAAAGCTGCGCCGGCACGAGATCGTCGAATCGGTCCGCGGTCCGGGGGGCGGCTACAATCTCGCGCGCCGCGCCACCGACGTGACGGTGGCAGACATCATCATCGCGGTCGACGAGCCGCTCGACGCGACGCAATGCGGTGGCAAGGGGACCTGTGAAGGGACCAAGCAACCCGACGGACATTGCATGACGCACGAGCTCTGGTCGACGCTCAACCAGAAGATGGTCGAATACCTCGACTCGGTGTCGCTGCAGGATCTCGTCGATCAGCAGCGTGCCAAAGAGGGTGCGCCCGCCGTGCTGCGCGATCGCCGCGCGCCGGAGCCGGCCACCCCCGTGGAGCCTGTGCGGGCGATGCCGCTCGGGCCGAACTCGGTGTTCAACATCGCGAGTTCGTGA
- a CDS encoding low molecular weight protein-tyrosine-phosphatase, translating into MKRASVCFVCLGNICRSPTAEGVMRAQVDAAGLAHAIEIDSAGTGDWHVGAPPDPRAQQAARSRGYDLSALRARQVEAADFVRFDLLLAMDDANLAELRRRAPAEHRHKLRLLMEFAGPSAAREVADPYFGGAQGFEQVLDQCEAACAGLLASLRASGTD; encoded by the coding sequence ATGAAACGCGCCTCCGTCTGCTTCGTCTGTCTCGGCAACATCTGCCGGTCGCCGACCGCGGAGGGCGTGATGCGCGCCCAAGTCGACGCGGCCGGGCTCGCGCATGCGATCGAAATCGATTCGGCCGGCACCGGCGACTGGCATGTCGGCGCGCCGCCCGATCCGCGCGCCCAGCAGGCGGCGCGTTCGCGCGGCTACGATCTCTCGGCGCTGCGCGCGCGTCAGGTCGAGGCGGCCGATTTCGTGCGCTTCGACCTGCTGCTCGCGATGGACGACGCGAATCTGGCTGAACTGCGCCGCCGCGCGCCCGCCGAACATCGCCACAAATTGCGCCTGCTGATGGAATTCGCCGGCCCCAGCGCCGCGCGTGAAGTGGCCGATCCCTATTTCGGCGGCGCGCAAGGTTTCGAGCAGGTGCTCGACCAGTGCGAGGCCGCCTGCGCAGGCTTGCTCGCCTCGTTGCGGGCATCCGGCACCGACTGA
- a CDS encoding lactate utilization protein B, whose product MQVQSMQFKARAGQKLADQRLQQNLKKLSTNFVSVRTDAMAQIDFPATRAALKARRNRALEHLDIWLEAFEREAARRGTTVLFAESMADAAELVADIAKRHDVRKVIKTKSMVSEEMRINAVLAEIGVESVETDLGEYILQINGNEAPSHIIAPVLHKDKDEIADLFAATHKRARLTEIPDMTREAREMLRSHFLGADMGLTGGNFVVAETGSVVLVTNEGNEGMCTVMPRVHVAVTGIEKVLPTLEDLATAMRLLPRSATGQKVSNYFSLLTGPRGPGDEDGPEHNYVVLVDGGRTGLLGGEFQEMLRCIRCGACMNHCPVYQKIGGHAYGWVYPGPMGSVLTPSYVGIDRSLDLPQAATLCGECDSVCPVGIPLSGLLRSLREKQVERRLRPWRERAALAVWGFMARRPMLYGLVTKLGVRILERVGGARDSGRGIRRLPLAAGWTDTRDLPTPTGRTFRELYAASQTHLG is encoded by the coding sequence ATGCAAGTCCAATCGATGCAGTTCAAGGCGCGCGCGGGGCAGAAGCTTGCCGACCAGCGCCTGCAGCAGAACCTCAAGAAGCTGTCGACGAATTTCGTGTCGGTGCGCACCGATGCGATGGCGCAGATCGACTTCCCGGCCACGCGCGCCGCGCTGAAGGCGCGCCGCAACCGCGCGCTGGAGCATCTCGACATCTGGCTCGAGGCGTTCGAGCGCGAGGCGGCGCGGCGCGGCACGACGGTGCTGTTCGCGGAATCGATGGCCGACGCGGCCGAGCTCGTGGCCGACATCGCGAAGCGCCATGACGTGAGGAAAGTGATCAAGACCAAGTCGATGGTATCGGAGGAGATGCGCATCAACGCGGTGCTCGCGGAGATCGGCGTGGAATCGGTGGAGACCGATCTGGGCGAGTACATCCTGCAGATCAACGGCAACGAGGCGCCGAGCCACATCATTGCGCCGGTGCTCCACAAGGACAAGGACGAGATCGCCGACCTGTTCGCCGCCACGCACAAGCGCGCGCGGCTCACCGAGATTCCCGACATGACGCGCGAGGCGCGCGAGATGCTGCGCTCGCACTTCCTGGGCGCCGATATGGGCCTGACGGGCGGCAACTTCGTGGTGGCCGAGACCGGCTCGGTGGTGCTCGTGACCAACGAGGGCAACGAGGGCATGTGTACCGTGATGCCGCGCGTCCACGTGGCCGTGACCGGCATCGAAAAGGTGCTGCCGACGCTCGAGGATCTCGCCACCGCGATGCGGCTGCTGCCGCGTTCGGCGACCGGGCAGAAGGTCTCGAACTATTTCTCTCTGCTGACGGGGCCGCGCGGCCCCGGTGACGAGGACGGCCCGGAGCACAACTACGTGGTGCTCGTCGACGGCGGCCGCACCGGCCTGCTCGGCGGCGAATTCCAGGAGATGCTGCGCTGCATCCGCTGCGGCGCCTGCATGAACCATTGTCCCGTCTACCAGAAGATTGGCGGCCACGCCTATGGCTGGGTCTATCCGGGGCCGATGGGCTCGGTGCTGACGCCGAGCTACGTGGGGATCGATCGCTCGCTCGACCTGCCGCAGGCGGCCACGCTCTGCGGCGAATGCGACAGCGTCTGTCCGGTCGGTATCCCGCTGTCGGGCCTGCTGCGCAGCCTGCGCGAGAAGCAGGTCGAGCGGCGCCTGCGGCCGTGGCGCGAGCGGGCGGCGCTGGCCGTCTGGGGCTTCATGGCGCGCCGGCCGATGCTGTACGGTCTCGTCACCAAGCTGGGCGTGCGCATTCTCGAGCGCGTCGGCGGCGCGCGCGATTCGGGGCGCGGCATCCGGCGCCTGCCGCTCGCGGCTGGCTGGACCGACACGCGCGATCTACCGACGCCCACCGGTCGCACGTTTCGCGAACTCTACGCGGCCTCGCAGACCCACCTGGGATAA
- a CDS encoding (Fe-S)-binding protein, with protein sequence MRVGLFVTCLIDLMRPEIGFSALKLIREAGFEVGVPPAQTCCGQPAYNSGDRRLARDLAEKTLREFEPFDYVVVPSGSCGGMIRAHYGDLFRDDPELMARFGRLRERVYELTEFLVHVAKVQLPPGEFSGPVAYHDSCSGLRELGVKAQPRALLAQRGVEITEMKDCEHCCGFGGTFAVKYGAISTAIVDEKCANVQASGARAVVLGDLGCILNIEGRLRRLGDTETRVLHVAQVLAGDL encoded by the coding sequence ATGCGAGTCGGATTGTTCGTCACCTGCCTCATAGATCTGATGCGACCCGAAATCGGTTTTTCCGCGCTGAAGCTGATTCGCGAGGCCGGTTTCGAGGTGGGCGTGCCGCCCGCGCAGACCTGCTGCGGGCAGCCCGCCTACAACTCGGGCGACCGGCGCCTCGCGCGCGATCTCGCCGAGAAGACGCTGCGCGAATTCGAGCCGTTCGACTACGTCGTGGTGCCGTCGGGCTCGTGCGGCGGCATGATCCGCGCGCATTACGGCGACCTGTTCCGCGACGATCCCGAGCTGATGGCGCGATTCGGGCGCCTGCGCGAGCGTGTCTACGAGCTGACCGAGTTCCTCGTCCACGTCGCGAAGGTGCAGCTGCCGCCGGGCGAATTCAGCGGGCCGGTGGCCTATCACGATTCCTGCTCGGGCCTGCGCGAGCTCGGCGTGAAGGCACAGCCGCGCGCGCTGCTGGCCCAGCGCGGTGTCGAGATCACCGAGATGAAGGATTGCGAACACTGCTGCGGCTTCGGCGGCACGTTCGCGGTCAAGTACGGCGCCATTTCCACCGCGATCGTCGACGAGAAGTGCGCGAACGTGCAGGCGAGCGGCGCGCGCGCCGTGGTGCTCGGCGATCTCGGCTGCATCCTCAACATCGAGGGCCGGCTGCGCCGCCTGGGCGACACCGAAACGCGCGTGCTGCACGTCGCGCAGGTGCTCGCCGGCGATCTCTGA
- a CDS encoding IclR family transcriptional regulator: MSTQNPDPKTSIQVIERMMRLLDALADHTDPVSLKELARRTELHPSTAHRILNDMVTCRLVDRSDPGTYRLGMRLLELGNLVKARLSVRDAALMPMRELHRLTGQTVNLSVRQGDEIVYIERAYSERSGMQVVRAIGGRAPLHLTSVGKLFLAADETTRVRAYATRTGLAGHTQNSITDLMKLERELTLVRQQACARDNEELELGVRCIAAGIYDDSGKLVAGLSLSAPADRLQDAWLGQISHTALTISEALGYRPPREVPGEALAKSL; the protein is encoded by the coding sequence ATGAGCACTCAGAATCCTGACCCGAAGACGTCGATCCAGGTGATCGAACGCATGATGCGACTGCTCGATGCGCTCGCCGACCACACCGACCCGGTCAGCCTGAAGGAGCTCGCCCGGCGCACGGAGCTGCATCCCTCCACCGCGCACCGGATTCTCAACGACATGGTGACCTGTCGCCTCGTCGACCGTTCGGACCCCGGCACCTATCGCCTCGGCATGCGGCTGCTGGAGCTCGGCAACCTCGTCAAGGCACGGCTGTCGGTGCGCGACGCGGCGCTGATGCCGATGCGCGAACTGCACCGGCTGACGGGGCAGACCGTGAACCTGTCGGTGCGCCAGGGCGACGAGATCGTCTACATCGAGCGCGCTTATTCGGAGCGCTCGGGCATGCAGGTCGTGCGCGCGATCGGCGGACGCGCGCCGCTGCACCTGACCTCGGTCGGCAAGCTGTTCCTGGCCGCTGACGAAACCACGCGCGTGCGCGCCTACGCGACGCGCACCGGCCTGGCTGGTCATACCCAGAACAGCATCACCGACTTGATGAAGCTCGAGCGCGAACTGACGCTGGTGCGCCAGCAGGCCTGCGCGCGCGACAACGAGGAACTCGAGCTCGGCGTGCGCTGCATCGCGGCCGGCATCTACGACGACTCTGGCAAGCTGGTGGCCGGGCTGTCACTGTCGGCCCCGGCCGACCGGCTGCAGGACGCCTGGCTCGGTCAGATCAGCCATACCGCGCTGACCATCTCCGAGGCGCTCGGCTATCGGCCGCCGCGCGAGGTCCCGGGCGAGGCGCTCGCCAAGTCGCTCTGA